The following coding sequences lie in one Xanthomonas hortorum pv. pelargonii genomic window:
- the purL gene encoding phosphoribosylformylglycinamidine synthase, translating to MMVLKGASALSPFRRARLETRLQTLVPALRITGAWHVYFIRVEAGQAPDQATLQRILQAEAAPAPRAEDASSRYVVPRLGTLSPWSSKATELVRGAGQPIQRVERGTRIDLAGWPDNDADQAAVAKLLHDPMTQSLLGSAAAAEALFNEPDRGQLQHVALDALEQANRALGLALAQDEIDYLRERFAALGRDPTDVELMMFAQANSEHCRHKIFNASWSIDGKPQERSLFRMIKHTHQQTPQHTLSAYSDNAAVVEGVPAARYRPDPASGEYRSEAVLPSAFAIKVETHNHPTAIAPFPGAATGAGGEIRDEGATGRGGKPKAGLTGFTVSHLRIPTLPQPWEAPRALNPRMAPALDIMLEGPLGGAAFNNEFGRPNLLGYFRSFELAEGEGLTRAYDKPIMLAGGLGAIDRTQVEKLRLQPGDAVIVLGGPAMLIGLGGGAASSVAAGDSAEALDFASVQRENPEMERRCQEVIDRCVALGTDNPIRWFHDVGAGGLSNAIPELLHDSGVGGIIDLGRVLTDDPSLSPLELWCNESQERYVLGVPQARLDEFAAICARERCPFAAVGVATAEERLVVGYGVFDAGNGESGVGNRNGALPAADAASHYSQFPTPDSQLPIDLPMDVLFGKAPKMHRDAVHPPAPRWPVLQTATLDLQQAGLRVLAHPTVASKSFLVTIGDRSVGGLTAREQMIGPWQLPLADCAITLAGFETFAGEAMSIGERTPLALLNAAASARMAVGEAITNLCAAPVQTLDSIKLSANWMAAAGHAGEDALLYDAVRAIGMELCPALELSVPVGKDSLSMQAQWPAGNRESGIGNGETPQPSALAIPDSRLPIPGETLKSVSPVSLIISAFAPVGDVRTQLTPLLRSDEESELWLIGLGGGKQRLGGSVLAQVYADDAALPAFGGEVPDLDDAQRLRSFFELIRAARESGLLLAYHDRSDGGAFAALCEMAFASRQGLDITLDAWGDDAFRSLFNEELGAVVQIASEDRAAFADLVERHALTECAQRIARPTGAPRIRVSGQGRVLAEWRWEELFDAWWSVTHAMQKLRDNPDSADEERALARDFKAPGLRPKLVFDPSEDVAAPFVATGARPKVAILREQGVNGQIEMAYNFERAGFRAFDVHMSDLIEGRVDLAQFSGFAACGGFSYGDVLGAGRGWATSILERSALRDAFADFFARSDTFALGVCNGCQMLSQLKDIIPGAEHWPRFLRNRSEQFEARTALLEVVESPSLFLRGMAGSRIPVAVSHGEGRAEFDTVVDQAAVRVALRFIDGDGAVASQYPLNPNGSPDGITGLTSTDGRATILMPHPERTPRTANLSWHPADWGEDSPWLRMFRNARVWCG from the coding sequence ATGATGGTCCTCAAGGGCGCTTCCGCCCTTTCGCCGTTCCGCCGCGCTCGGCTCGAAACCCGCCTGCAAACCCTCGTCCCCGCGCTGCGCATCACCGGCGCCTGGCACGTGTACTTCATCCGCGTCGAGGCCGGGCAAGCGCCCGATCAGGCCACCTTGCAGCGGATTCTGCAGGCCGAAGCGGCGCCCGCGCCGCGCGCCGAAGACGCCTCCTCGCGCTATGTGGTGCCGCGTCTGGGCACGCTGTCGCCGTGGTCGAGCAAGGCCACCGAACTGGTGCGCGGGGCCGGGCAACCGATCCAGCGTGTGGAGCGCGGGACCCGCATCGATCTGGCCGGCTGGCCCGACAACGACGCCGACCAGGCCGCCGTGGCCAAGCTGCTGCACGACCCGATGACCCAATCGCTGCTCGGTTCGGCCGCCGCCGCCGAGGCGCTGTTCAACGAGCCGGATCGTGGCCAGTTGCAGCACGTGGCGCTGGATGCGCTGGAGCAGGCCAACCGCGCGCTGGGCCTGGCCCTGGCGCAGGACGAGATCGACTACCTGCGCGAACGCTTCGCCGCGCTGGGCCGCGACCCGACCGACGTCGAGCTGATGATGTTCGCCCAGGCAAACTCCGAGCATTGCCGGCACAAGATCTTCAACGCCAGCTGGAGCATCGACGGCAAGCCGCAGGAACGCTCGCTGTTCCGCATGATCAAGCACACCCACCAGCAGACCCCGCAGCACACCTTGTCGGCCTATAGCGACAACGCCGCGGTGGTGGAAGGCGTGCCGGCCGCGCGTTATCGCCCAGATCCGGCCAGCGGCGAATACCGCAGCGAAGCGGTGTTGCCGTCGGCATTTGCGATCAAGGTGGAAACGCATAACCACCCGACCGCGATCGCGCCGTTTCCTGGCGCGGCGACCGGTGCGGGCGGCGAGATCCGCGACGAAGGCGCCACCGGCCGCGGCGGCAAGCCCAAGGCCGGTCTGACCGGCTTTACGGTGTCGCATCTGCGTATCCCGACCCTGCCGCAGCCGTGGGAGGCGCCGCGCGCGCTGAACCCGCGCATGGCCCCGGCGCTGGACATCATGCTCGAGGGCCCGCTCGGCGGCGCCGCGTTCAACAACGAATTCGGCCGGCCGAATCTGCTCGGCTATTTCCGCAGTTTCGAACTCGCCGAAGGTGAGGGTCTGACCCGCGCCTACGACAAGCCGATCATGCTGGCCGGCGGCCTGGGCGCGATCGACCGCACTCAGGTCGAGAAGCTGCGCCTGCAGCCGGGCGATGCGGTGATCGTGCTGGGCGGGCCGGCGATGCTGATCGGCCTGGGCGGCGGCGCCGCCAGTTCGGTGGCGGCCGGCGATAGCGCCGAGGCGCTGGATTTCGCCAGCGTGCAGCGCGAAAACCCGGAGATGGAACGCCGCTGCCAGGAGGTCATCGACCGCTGCGTGGCGCTGGGCACGGACAACCCGATCCGCTGGTTCCATGACGTGGGCGCGGGCGGCCTGTCCAACGCCATTCCCGAGCTGCTGCACGACTCCGGCGTGGGCGGCATCATCGACCTGGGCCGCGTGCTCACCGACGACCCCTCGTTGTCGCCGCTGGAACTGTGGTGCAACGAATCGCAGGAACGCTATGTACTGGGCGTGCCGCAGGCGCGCCTGGACGAATTCGCCGCGATCTGCGCCCGCGAACGCTGCCCGTTTGCGGCAGTGGGCGTGGCCACGGCCGAGGAGCGGCTGGTGGTTGGGTATGGCGTCTTCGACGCCGGGAATGGGGAATCGGGAGTCGGGAATCGTAACGGCGCGTTGCCGGCTGCCGATGCCGCTTCTCACTATTCTCAATTCCCCACTCCCGATTCCCAGCTCCCGATCGACCTGCCGATGGACGTGCTGTTCGGCAAAGCGCCGAAGATGCATCGCGATGCGGTGCATCCGCCGGCGCCGCGTTGGCCGGTGCTGCAGACCGCCACGTTGGACCTGCAGCAGGCCGGTCTGCGCGTGCTGGCGCATCCCACGGTGGCGTCCAAGAGCTTTCTGGTCACCATCGGCGACCGCAGCGTTGGCGGCTTGACCGCGCGCGAGCAGATGATCGGGCCGTGGCAGCTGCCGCTGGCCGATTGCGCGATCACCCTGGCTGGATTCGAGACGTTTGCTGGCGAAGCGATGTCGATCGGCGAGCGCACTCCGCTGGCGTTGTTGAACGCTGCGGCGTCGGCGCGCATGGCGGTGGGCGAGGCGATCACCAACCTGTGCGCCGCACCGGTGCAGACGCTGGACAGCATCAAGCTCTCGGCCAACTGGATGGCCGCCGCCGGTCACGCCGGCGAAGACGCCTTGTTGTACGACGCGGTGCGCGCGATCGGCATGGAACTGTGCCCGGCACTCGAATTGAGCGTGCCGGTGGGCAAGGACTCGCTGTCGATGCAGGCGCAGTGGCCTGCCGGGAATCGGGAATCGGGAATCGGGAATGGTGAAACGCCACAGCCCTCCGCTCTTGCCATTCCCGATTCCCGACTCCCCATTCCCGGTGAAACGCTGAAAAGCGTTTCACCTGTCTCGCTGATCATCAGTGCGTTCGCACCGGTGGGTGATGTGCGCACGCAACTGACGCCGTTGTTGCGCAGCGACGAAGAGAGCGAGCTGTGGTTGATCGGGCTGGGTGGCGGCAAGCAGCGCCTGGGCGGGTCGGTGTTGGCGCAGGTATATGCCGATGATGCGGCGCTGCCGGCCTTCGGTGGCGAGGTGCCGGATCTGGACGATGCGCAGCGGCTGCGTAGTTTCTTCGAACTGATCCGTGCGGCGCGCGAGAGCGGCTTGTTGCTGGCATATCACGACCGCAGCGATGGCGGTGCGTTTGCGGCGCTGTGCGAAATGGCGTTCGCCTCGCGGCAGGGTCTGGATATCACCCTCGATGCGTGGGGCGACGATGCGTTCCGCAGTCTGTTCAACGAAGAACTGGGTGCGGTGGTGCAGATCGCCAGCGAGGATCGCGCCGCGTTCGCCGATCTGGTCGAGCGGCATGCCTTGACCGAATGCGCGCAGCGCATTGCACGCCCCACCGGTGCGCCGCGTATCCGCGTGAGCGGGCAGGGCCGGGTGCTGGCTGAGTGGCGTTGGGAAGAGTTGTTCGATGCCTGGTGGTCGGTGACGCACGCCATGCAGAAACTGCGCGACAACCCGGATAGCGCCGATGAAGAGCGCGCGCTGGCACGCGACTTCAAGGCGCCGGGCCTGCGTCCGAAGCTGGTGTTCGATCCATCCGAAGACGTGGCCGCGCCGTTCGTGGCGACCGGTGCGCGGCCCAAGGTGGCGATCCTGCGCGAGCAGGGCGTCAACGGGCAGATCGAGATGGCCTACAACTTCGAGCGCGCCGGTTTCCGTGCGTTCGACGTGCATATGAGCGACCTGATCGAAGGCCGTGTGGATCTGGCGCAGTTCTCCGGTTTCGCGGCCTGCGGCGGTTTCAGCTACGGCGACGTGCTGGGTGCCGGGCGCGGTTGGGCCACCTCGATCCTGGAGCGGTCGGCCTTGCGCGATGCGTTTGCCGACTTCTTCGCGCGCAGCGACACCTTCGCGCTGGGCGTGTGCAACGGCTGCCAGATGCTCAGCCAGCTCAAGGACATCATTCCCGGTGCCGAGCATTGGCCGCGTTTCCTGCGCAATCGTAGCGAGCAGTTCGAAGCGCGCACCGCGTTGCTGGAAGTGGTGGAATCGCCGTCGCTGTTCCTGCGCGGCATGGCCGGCTCGCGGATTCCGGTGGCGGTGTCGCATGGCGAAGGCCGCGCCGAGTTCGACACCGTGGTGGATCAGGCGGCCGTGCGTGTGGCCCTGCGTTTCATCGACGGCGACGGCGCAGTGGCGTCGCAGTACCCGCTCAATCCGAACGGTTCGCCGGACGGTATCACCGGCCTGACCAGCACCGACGGCCGCGCCACCATCCTGATGCCGCACCCCGAGCGAACCCCGCGCACGGCAAACCTGAGTTGGCACCCGGCCGACTGGGGCGAGGACTCGCCGTGGCTGCGGATGTTCCGCAATGCGCGCGTGTGGTGTGGTTGA
- a CDS encoding YadA-like family protein encodes MMLVLVGMAGVAEAASPQATAITRCTVADGQQHCDTRTATAGGNADPAAATTQTSAIPNAETDVPAFADGQDALALGNASNALGDGTSALGGGSLALERDATAIGHNASAAGESATAIGGFATVYDYDASGFVIGQREQAAQASGVGSTAIGGGALASDPFSTALGSGAGADGVQSTALGYRAQTFDDGATAIGGLSTASGFLSSAGGYLSRASGDASTAFGYRARSEGSSSIAVGDTALASGVQSVVVGGISNFGSITAATGTGGIALGAGAQSQSDYAIAIGYDSNIFPNQPGNTDSVAIGHSAGSFAPGTVSLGGFSLASGDGSVAVGHDSVAYAENSIALGARASTSWFNGNNTAIGADAQTNGTDAVAIGYGARVGDWVDDAWNRSAASAVALGARSYAYRSNTVSVGDVQAGLTRQITSVAAGTEANDAVNLAQLDSVRAVADRLDSTLAIGKTDGDETAAYVDGLNAIALGSASNAIGDGANALGSGSLALGRDTVAVGHNASAADASAVAVGGVASVPVFDASGSIVGAQEQATLAQARGAVALGSGAVAARTFATAVGTGAVASGEQSMASGFSARAQDDVATAVGAFSTARGSASSAFGFGALANASLTTAVGFNASSIGESSVAVGSLAVAAGERSVTVGGMSLVSSTLRPAGALGVGGVAIGAGARSDGDYAIALGYNANVFSNDTNTDAVAIGHSAASFAPRTVSLGTLSSSEGAEAIAVGYDARAVSSRSIAIGSGATTSIFSGDNIALGTNARAEAPDAIAIGRDASVGVFIGETGSAAMALGVQSTALGNNSVAMGYNAFTRQSGSNAVALGANAGASGADSVALGAGSRTYEANVVSVGNGNGRGGPATRRIVNVGAGAIATGSSDAINGGQLFGALSNAASFLGGGAAIGAQGVFVAPTYVIQGSSYSNVGAALTALDSKVSELDARNATATTGVAARSSAARVARATATATTVAPVAQTPTAASGLEDAATDDGVQSTLIAADGTTDSALSSATATASVLAASDGVRGTPTAAEVGSITPAATSTAVGTAAVANHVTGTAIGGSAYAHGPNDTAIGSNARVNADGSTAVGANTQIAAVATNAVAMGEGAQVSAASGTAIGQGARASAQGAVALGQGSVADRADTVSVGSVGGERQVANVAAGTRATDAVNRGQLDNGVAAANSYTDSRYSAMADSFESYQGDIEDRLRRQNRRLDRQGAMSSAMLNMSASVAGIASQNRVGAGVGFQNGESALSVGYQRAISPRATVTVGGALSGDDSSIGVGAGFGW; translated from the coding sequence ATGATGCTGGTACTCGTCGGCATGGCCGGAGTTGCCGAGGCCGCATCCCCGCAAGCGACTGCGATCACGCGCTGCACGGTGGCCGACGGTCAGCAGCATTGCGACACCAGGACTGCAACAGCGGGCGGTAATGCAGATCCCGCAGCAGCGACCACGCAGACCTCGGCCATACCGAACGCCGAGACGGATGTGCCGGCGTTCGCAGATGGTCAGGACGCCCTGGCGCTGGGCAACGCAAGCAATGCCCTGGGCGATGGAACCAGCGCGCTCGGCGGCGGAAGCCTGGCACTGGAGCGCGATGCGACGGCGATCGGGCATAACGCCTCGGCTGCAGGAGAATCGGCTACCGCCATTGGCGGCTTTGCAACGGTCTACGATTACGACGCGTCCGGTTTTGTCATCGGGCAACGCGAACAAGCCGCGCAGGCATCCGGCGTTGGCTCTACCGCCATCGGTGGTGGTGCACTGGCCAGCGATCCGTTTTCCACTGCGTTGGGCAGTGGTGCTGGTGCTGACGGTGTGCAGAGCACGGCACTGGGGTACCGCGCGCAGACGTTCGACGATGGGGCCACTGCGATCGGCGGTTTGTCCACTGCCAGTGGATTCCTCTCCAGCGCAGGCGGCTATTTGTCGCGTGCCAGCGGAGATGCGTCCACCGCTTTCGGTTATAGAGCGCGCAGCGAAGGTAGCAGCAGTATCGCGGTCGGCGATACCGCGTTGGCCAGCGGCGTGCAGAGCGTGGTGGTCGGTGGCATCAGTAACTTCGGTTCGATCACCGCCGCCACCGGAACAGGCGGCATCGCGCTGGGCGCAGGGGCGCAGAGCCAGTCCGATTATGCGATTGCCATTGGCTACGATTCCAACATCTTCCCCAATCAGCCAGGCAACACCGATTCTGTGGCGATCGGCCACAGCGCCGGCTCGTTTGCGCCGGGCACGGTGTCGCTGGGTGGGTTTTCGTTGGCGAGCGGCGATGGTTCGGTGGCGGTGGGGCACGATAGCGTGGCCTATGCCGAGAACAGCATCGCGCTGGGTGCGCGTGCCAGCACCTCGTGGTTCAACGGCAACAACACCGCGATCGGTGCGGATGCACAGACCAATGGCACCGATGCCGTGGCGATTGGTTATGGCGCACGTGTGGGTGACTGGGTCGACGATGCGTGGAATCGTTCGGCCGCCAGCGCCGTGGCGTTGGGTGCGCGTTCTTACGCGTACCGCAGCAACACGGTCTCGGTTGGCGATGTGCAGGCGGGGCTGACGCGTCAGATCACCAGCGTTGCTGCAGGCACCGAGGCCAACGATGCGGTCAATCTCGCCCAGCTCGACAGCGTGCGTGCTGTCGCCGATCGTCTCGACAGCACGCTGGCGATTGGCAAAACAGATGGGGATGAAACCGCTGCCTACGTGGACGGCCTAAATGCGATCGCGCTGGGGAGCGCAAGCAACGCGATCGGCGATGGCGCCAATGCGCTGGGCTCGGGCAGTCTGGCGCTGGGCCGCGATACCGTCGCTGTCGGGCACAACGCCAGCGCAGCCGATGCATCGGCGGTGGCAGTGGGCGGTGTCGCCTCTGTCCCGGTATTCGATGCCTCTGGCTCGATCGTGGGCGCGCAGGAACAGGCCACCCTGGCACAGGCGCGCGGTGCCGTGGCCCTGGGGAGCGGGGCGGTTGCCGCGCGCACTTTCGCCACCGCAGTCGGCACGGGGGCAGTGGCCAGTGGCGAGCAGTCGATGGCGTCGGGGTTCAGCGCGCGGGCGCAGGACGATGTTGCCACCGCTGTGGGCGCGTTCTCGACAGCGCGCGGTTCGGCGTCTTCGGCCTTCGGCTTCGGTGCGCTGGCCAACGCGAGTCTGACCACCGCGGTGGGCTTCAATGCCTCCAGCATCGGCGAGAGCAGCGTGGCCGTGGGCAGCCTGGCGGTTGCCGCCGGCGAGCGCAGTGTGACTGTCGGCGGCATGTCGCTGGTCAGCTCCACCCTGCGGCCTGCAGGCGCCCTCGGCGTCGGTGGCGTTGCCATCGGCGCAGGTGCGCGCAGCGACGGCGATTACGCCATCGCGCTGGGCTACAACGCCAACGTCTTCTCCAACGACACCAATACCGACGCGGTGGCGATCGGCCATAGCGCTGCCTCGTTTGCGCCGCGCACCGTGTCGTTGGGAACGCTGTCGTCTTCCGAGGGCGCCGAGGCGATTGCAGTCGGCTACGACGCGCGTGCCGTCTCCAGCAGAAGTATCGCGATCGGCAGTGGTGCCACGACGTCGATCTTCTCTGGCGACAATATCGCGTTGGGAACCAATGCCAGGGCCGAGGCGCCCGATGCCATCGCGATCGGGCGCGATGCCAGCGTGGGCGTGTTCATCGGCGAAACAGGCAGTGCCGCAATGGCCTTGGGCGTGCAATCGACGGCACTGGGCAACAACAGTGTGGCGATGGGCTACAACGCCTTTACCCGGCAAAGCGGCAGCAACGCGGTCGCACTCGGTGCCAATGCAGGTGCCAGTGGTGCCGATTCGGTGGCCTTGGGCGCCGGCTCGCGCACTTACGAGGCCAACGTGGTGTCGGTGGGCAACGGCAATGGCCGCGGTGGTCCTGCCACGCGTCGCATCGTCAATGTGGGTGCTGGTGCAATCGCCACCGGCAGCAGCGATGCGATCAACGGTGGGCAGTTGTTCGGTGCCTTGAGCAACGCGGCCAGCTTCCTCGGCGGTGGTGCAGCGATCGGCGCGCAAGGCGTGTTCGTTGCGCCGACCTACGTGATCCAGGGCAGTAGTTACAGCAACGTCGGTGCGGCATTGACGGCGTTGGATAGCAAGGTCAGCGAGCTGGATGCGCGTAACGCGACGGCGACAACGGGCGTTGCCGCACGTTCCTCCGCTGCGCGCGTCGCACGGGCGACAGCAACGGCGACGACGGTTGCACCAGTTGCGCAAACCCCGACAGCCGCCAGCGGTCTTGAAGATGCGGCGACAGACGATGGCGTGCAGTCGACGCTGATAGCTGCCGACGGGACGACCGACAGCGCGCTGTCATCAGCGACTGCAACGGCAAGCGTGCTTGCCGCAAGCGATGGCGTACGAGGCACGCCGACCGCAGCAGAGGTCGGCAGCATCACGCCGGCCGCAACGTCCACTGCAGTGGGCACGGCGGCCGTGGCCAACCACGTGACCGGTACTGCAATCGGCGGCAGCGCGTATGCGCATGGTCCCAACGACACTGCGATCGGCAGCAATGCACGCGTCAATGCCGATGGCAGCACGGCGGTGGGCGCCAACACGCAGATTGCGGCGGTGGCGACCAATGCGGTGGCGATGGGCGAAGGCGCGCAGGTCAGTGCGGCATCGGGCACGGCGATTGGCCAGGGCGCACGTGCCAGTGCGCAGGGTGCAGTTGCACTCGGCCAGGGCTCGGTCGCCGATCGTGCCGACACGGTGTCGGTGGGTAGCGTTGGCGGTGAGCGGCAGGTGGCCAATGTGGCGGCCGGTACGCGTGCCACCGATGCGGTCAACAGGGGGCAGCTGGACAACGGCGTTGCCGCTGCCAACAGCTACACCGACAGCCGCTACAGCGCGATGGCCGACAGCTTCGAAAGCTACCAGGGCGATATCGAAGACCGCCTGCGTCGGCAGAACCGTCGCCTGGATCGTCAGGGCGCGAT
- a CDS encoding RDD family protein: MTSIPSPRTARAPALVGWRLLAMCYDAWPVLALWMLISAAFTLGFTLAGHPARENIAPFSGWQWLLWLCCWIAAGIYATVSWRRGGQTLGMRPWRLSLIGPQASWRALWIRYAVGTLSLALGGLGFWWAWVDRDGLAWHDRASGTRLQRIPKPKK, translated from the coding sequence ATGACCTCGATTCCCTCGCCTCGCACTGCACGCGCCCCTGCCTTGGTCGGTTGGCGGCTGCTGGCCATGTGTTACGACGCCTGGCCGGTGCTGGCGCTATGGATGCTGATTTCCGCCGCTTTCACCCTGGGCTTCACGCTTGCCGGGCATCCCGCACGCGAAAACATCGCCCCTTTCAGCGGTTGGCAATGGCTGTTGTGGCTGTGCTGCTGGATCGCCGCCGGCATCTACGCCACGGTGAGCTGGCGGCGCGGCGGCCAGACCCTGGGCATGCGCCCATGGCGGTTGTCGCTGATCGGCCCGCAAGCCTCGTGGCGCGCGCTATGGATCCGCTATGCCGTGGGCACGTTGTCGCTTGCCCTGGGCGGACTGGGATTCTGGTGGGCGTGGGTAGATCGTGATGGACTGGCGTGGCACGACCGTGCCAGTGGCACGCGGCTGCAGAGGATTCCCAAACCGAAGAAATAA
- the xerD gene encoding site-specific tyrosine recombinase XerD codes for MSASSPAERRQLAQQLPPLQAADAAAIERFLDRFWAENGVARQTLDSYRRDLEGLARWRDGAGGGLLGVDRAAVFDYLRWRSEARYSPRSTARLLSTLRAFYGLCLREGLRSDDPTALIDPPHLPRSLPKALTESQIEALLAAPDIDSPLGLRDRAMLELMYAAGLRVSELVNLPAVGVNLRQGVLRVTGKGSKDRLVPLGEESQHWLERYLHEARPLLASHKPVAPVDGQVPLFIDAARQPPSRQQFWALVKRYAAVAGIDPDTVSPHGLRHSFATHLLNHGADLRVLQMLLGHSSLSTTQIYTLVARQHLQKLHAKHHPRG; via the coding sequence ATGTCTGCCAGCAGTCCTGCCGAACGTCGCCAACTCGCCCAACAGCTGCCACCTTTGCAGGCAGCCGATGCTGCCGCCATCGAGCGCTTCCTGGATCGTTTCTGGGCCGAGAACGGCGTGGCGCGGCAGACCCTGGACAGCTATCGGCGCGATCTGGAAGGGCTGGCGCGTTGGCGCGACGGGGCCGGCGGCGGGCTGCTGGGCGTCGATCGGGCTGCGGTGTTCGACTATCTACGCTGGCGCTCCGAGGCGCGCTATTCGCCACGCAGCACGGCGCGGTTGTTGTCGACGCTGCGGGCGTTTTACGGGCTGTGTCTGCGCGAGGGCCTGCGCAGCGACGACCCGACCGCGCTGATCGATCCGCCCCACTTGCCGCGCAGCCTGCCCAAGGCGCTGACCGAAAGTCAGATCGAAGCACTGCTGGCCGCTCCCGACATCGACAGCCCGCTGGGCCTGCGCGATCGCGCCATGCTGGAGCTGATGTATGCCGCCGGCCTGCGCGTCAGCGAGCTGGTCAACCTGCCGGCGGTGGGGGTCAATCTGCGGCAGGGCGTGCTGCGGGTGACCGGCAAGGGCAGCAAGGATCGGCTGGTGCCGTTGGGCGAGGAATCCCAGCATTGGCTGGAGCGCTATCTGCACGAGGCGCGCCCGCTGCTGGCCAGCCACAAGCCGGTGGCGCCGGTCGATGGGCAGGTGCCGCTGTTCATCGACGCCGCACGTCAGCCGCCCAGCCGCCAGCAGTTCTGGGCGCTGGTCAAACGTTATGCGGCGGTGGCCGGGATCGACCCGGACACGGTTAGCCCGCACGGGTTGCGCCACAGCTTCGCCACTCATCTGCTCAACCACGGCGCAGACCTGCGCGTGCTGCAGATGCTGCTCGGCCATAGCTCGTTGTCGACCACCCAGATCTACACGCTGGTGGCGCGCCAGCATCTGCAAAAGCTGCACGCCAAGCATCATCCTCGCGGGTGA
- a CDS encoding DsbC family protein, producing MYRLAIAALLGAISLTACAQSSQPAASNAGAKPAAAPAATGNVDQRVSTALKALDPDFKPDYIGAAPFPGFREVVVGGQVLYVSDDGRYLMQAQPFDIQNKQFAASAGLLAYRRKQLETIPKADRIVFAPANPKYAVTVFTDVECGYCRKLHSEIAELNKQGIAVEYVAFPRMGLGSQDYKDMVAVWCSADRKQALTNAKSGQSVSSKDCKNPVSMEYTLGQRLGVNGTPAIFAPDGTQLGGYLPPAQLREALEKRAVTTAGGSR from the coding sequence ATGTATCGTCTTGCCATCGCCGCGCTGCTGGGCGCGATCAGTCTTACCGCCTGCGCACAATCGTCGCAGCCTGCGGCGAGCAATGCCGGCGCCAAGCCAGCCGCCGCGCCTGCCGCCACCGGCAATGTGGATCAGCGTGTGAGCACGGCGCTCAAGGCGCTGGACCCGGACTTCAAGCCCGATTACATCGGCGCCGCGCCGTTTCCCGGTTTCCGCGAAGTGGTGGTGGGCGGGCAGGTGCTGTACGTCAGCGACGACGGCCGTTACCTGATGCAGGCGCAGCCGTTCGACATCCAGAACAAGCAGTTCGCTGCCAGCGCCGGCTTGCTGGCCTACCGCCGCAAGCAGCTGGAAACCATCCCCAAGGCCGACCGCATTGTGTTTGCGCCGGCGAATCCGAAGTATGCGGTCACCGTGTTCACCGACGTGGAATGCGGCTACTGCCGCAAGCTGCACAGCGAGATCGCCGAGCTGAACAAGCAGGGCATCGCGGTGGAATACGTCGCTTTCCCGCGCATGGGCCTGGGCAGCCAGGACTACAAGGACATGGTGGCGGTGTGGTGCTCGGCCGACCGCAAGCAGGCGCTGACCAATGCCAAGTCCGGTCAGTCGGTGAGTTCCAAGGACTGCAAGAACCCGGTGTCGATGGAGTACACGCTGGGCCAGCGCCTGGGCGTCAACGGCACTCCGGCGATCTTCGCCCCCGACGGCACCCAGCTCGGTGGCTACCTGCCGCCGGCGCAGCTGCGCGAGGCGCTGGAAAAGCGCGCCGTCACCACGGCGGGCGGAAGCCGCTGA